The following proteins are co-located in the Rippkaea orientalis PCC 8801 genome:
- the ftsH gene encoding ATP-dependent zinc metalloprotease FtsH, with the protein MSPDINHSNQTSEPGGLGRTVIILLLWLLFLNLLVMRSDHEGIVSYSQFIDQIEAGKVAKVNIGTERIEYTLKPEINSKDKTQTLITLPIAQDTTLTQRLEAHDVEFSAIPPSQTGWISNLLGWIIPPLIFFGIWMWLLNRSQMNGPGMLTVGKSNARIYSQGDTGVTFEDVAGVDEAKTELQEIVDFLKSAEKYTRLGAKIPKGVLLIGPPGTGKTLLAKAIAGEAGVPFFSISGSEFIELFVGIGASRVRDLFDQAKTQAPCIVFIDELDALGKSRANMGGMIGGNDEREQTLNQLLAEMDGFDPNTGVILLAATNRPEVLDPALLRPGRFDRQIVVDRPDKSGREAILRVHAHDVRLAPDVDLDKLAARTPGFAGADLANLINEAALLAARNNREAVMMQDFNEAIERVLTGLEKKSRVLNELEKKTVAYHEVGHALIGAIMPGTSKIEKISIVPRGVGALGYTLQLPEEDRFLMLEDEIRGRIATLLGGRAAEELMFGRVSTGASDDIQKATDLAERFVTLYGMSDKLGPIAFEKGQQQFLEGFTNPRRPVSPKVAEAIDNEVKELVEGAHQIALKILAENRDLLEITAQTLLEAEILEGEALKTQLKQVRQPSMMDNWLLTGEVTQASTFDSINSNGRICL; encoded by the coding sequence ATGTCTCCAGACATTAATCATTCTAATCAAACCTCTGAACCCGGCGGTTTAGGTCGAACCGTCATTATCTTGCTGTTGTGGTTATTGTTCCTGAACTTGCTCGTGATGCGCAGTGATCACGAGGGGATCGTCTCCTATAGCCAATTTATCGACCAAATCGAAGCCGGGAAGGTAGCTAAGGTCAATATTGGCACAGAACGCATTGAATATACCTTAAAACCCGAAATTAATAGCAAAGATAAAACCCAAACCTTAATTACCCTTCCCATTGCCCAAGATACGACCCTAACCCAACGGTTAGAAGCCCATGATGTGGAGTTTTCAGCTATCCCACCGAGTCAAACGGGATGGATCTCCAATTTACTCGGTTGGATTATTCCGCCCTTAATTTTCTTTGGCATCTGGATGTGGTTGTTAAACCGTTCCCAAATGAATGGACCGGGTATGCTAACCGTAGGAAAAAGTAACGCGCGTATTTATTCCCAAGGAGATACAGGAGTCACCTTTGAAGACGTAGCGGGAGTGGATGAAGCCAAGACAGAATTACAAGAAATCGTTGATTTTTTGAAAAGCGCAGAAAAATATACCCGTTTAGGGGCAAAAATTCCCAAAGGAGTGTTATTAATCGGTCCCCCAGGAACCGGGAAAACCCTGTTAGCCAAAGCGATCGCCGGAGAAGCCGGAGTTCCTTTCTTTAGTATCTCAGGCTCGGAATTTATCGAATTATTCGTCGGTATTGGGGCTTCACGGGTACGAGATCTCTTCGATCAAGCCAAAACTCAGGCTCCCTGTATCGTCTTTATTGATGAATTGGATGCCTTGGGTAAATCTAGAGCCAATATGGGGGGCATGATCGGGGGCAATGACGAACGGGAGCAAACCTTGAACCAATTATTAGCCGAAATGGATGGATTTGACCCCAATACGGGGGTAATTTTACTCGCTGCTACCAACCGTCCTGAAGTGCTTGATCCCGCCTTATTACGTCCTGGCCGTTTTGATCGTCAAATCGTGGTTGATCGCCCCGATAAGAGTGGACGGGAAGCCATTTTGCGGGTACACGCCCATGATGTCAGGTTAGCCCCTGATGTAGATTTAGACAAGTTAGCGGCCAGAACGCCAGGGTTTGCCGGGGCAGATTTAGCCAATTTAATCAACGAAGCTGCTTTATTAGCTGCGCGCAATAACCGAGAAGCCGTGATGATGCAGGATTTTAACGAGGCAATCGAGCGAGTTTTGACAGGTTTAGAGAAAAAATCACGGGTATTGAATGAATTAGAGAAGAAAACCGTCGCTTACCATGAAGTGGGTCACGCCTTGATTGGGGCAATTATGCCAGGAACCAGTAAAATTGAGAAAATTTCCATTGTGCCGCGTGGGGTAGGAGCATTGGGTTATACCTTGCAATTGCCCGAAGAAGACCGCTTTTTGATGTTAGAAGATGAAATTCGCGGACGCATTGCCACATTATTGGGGGGAAGGGCAGCCGAAGAGTTGATGTTTGGTCGGGTGTCTACGGGAGCCAGTGATGATATTCAAAAAGCGACGGATCTTGCCGAACGGTTTGTGACGTTGTATGGCATGAGTGATAAATTGGGTCCGATCGCCTTTGAAAAGGGGCAACAGCAATTTTTAGAGGGTTTTACCAATCCTCGTCGTCCTGTTAGTCCTAAAGTGGCTGAAGCGATTGACAATGAAGTGAAAGAATTGGTCGAAGGAGCCCATCAAATCGCGTTGAAGATTTTAGCAGAAAATCGGGACTTATTAGAAATAACGGCTCAAACCCTGTTAGAAGCCGAAATTTTAGAAGGGGAAGCTCTAAAAACCCAACTTAAACAGGTTCGCCAACCATCAATGATGGACAATTGGTTATTAACCGGTGAGGTAACTCAGGCTTCAACCTTCGATTCTATTAATTCTAATGGAAGAATTTGTCTTTAA
- a CDS encoding DUF2949 domain-containing protein: MLERLIYFLQDELDIPPSQVELALRHTQAIPHQLPIKLWQYGLINLGQLEKVFDWLEAA; encoded by the coding sequence ATGTTAGAGAGATTAATCTATTTCCTGCAAGATGAGTTAGATATTCCCCCGTCTCAAGTTGAACTTGCTTTGCGCCACACTCAAGCCATCCCCCATCAGTTACCCATTAAGCTATGGCAATACGGGTTAATTAATTTAGGGCAATTAGAAAAGGTATTTGACTGGCTAGAAGCAGCGTAG
- a CDS encoding SDR family oxidoreductase, giving the protein MSVRKVVVTGATGRTGSLVFRKLRQCPDKFEVVGVARSEAKFQELFGSTQGCFVGSISDRLTLKPAFEGCQALVILTSAVPKMKSPPQPGERPEFVFEPGGIPEEVDWIGQKNQIDLAKEVGINQIVLVGSMGGTNPNHILNSIGNGNILIWKRKAEEYLINSGIDYTIIRAGGLLDQPGGKRELVVGKDDTLLTTPPNGIPTSIPREDVAELVVQALREPTARNKAFDVISKPEDDPTATITANFSALFAQTTSGL; this is encoded by the coding sequence ATGTCGGTGAGAAAAGTTGTAGTAACGGGAGCAACAGGAAGAACAGGTTCCCTTGTCTTCCGAAAATTGCGCCAGTGTCCTGATAAATTTGAAGTTGTGGGGGTAGCTCGTTCTGAAGCTAAATTTCAAGAATTATTTGGCTCAACACAGGGGTGTTTTGTCGGAAGTATTAGCGATCGCTTAACCCTAAAACCTGCCTTTGAAGGATGTCAGGCACTGGTGATTCTAACCAGTGCTGTCCCTAAAATGAAAAGTCCTCCCCAACCAGGAGAGCGTCCTGAATTTGTCTTTGAACCAGGAGGAATACCGGAGGAAGTAGACTGGATAGGACAGAAAAATCAGATTGATCTGGCTAAAGAAGTGGGAATTAACCAAATTGTTTTAGTAGGCTCGATGGGAGGAACTAATCCAAATCATATACTTAACAGCATTGGTAACGGTAATATCTTAATCTGGAAGCGGAAAGCCGAAGAATATTTAATTAATTCAGGCATTGATTATACGATTATTCGCGCGGGTGGATTGCTCGATCAACCGGGGGGCAAACGAGAATTAGTTGTAGGTAAGGATGACACCTTATTGACGACTCCTCCTAATGGTATTCCGACTTCTATTCCCCGGGAAGATGTCGCTGAATTAGTCGTGCAAGCGTTACGCGAACCGACTGCTAGAAATAAAGCTTTTGATGTGATTTCTAAACCAGAAGATGATCCCACAGCCACAATTACGGCTAATTTTTCAGCATTATTTGCTCAGACAACAAGCGGACTGTAA
- a CDS encoding pentapeptide repeat-containing protein → MNDEQLSIIQKGAIAWNVWRKQNAKDKIDLMKANLKDARLINVDLREAKLIKTDLRKANLFKANLSKANLFRADLREANLLKTNFKGANLFGVDFAKANLLEADFEGANVKGTNFRGAINLRAEQIQVAIFWQEAMYDEPFRKKLGLSK, encoded by the coding sequence ATGAATGATGAGCAGCTAAGCATTATACAAAAAGGAGCGATCGCTTGGAATGTTTGGCGAAAACAAAACGCTAAAGACAAAATAGACTTAATGAAAGCGAATTTAAAAGATGCGAGGTTAATCAATGTTGACTTGAGAGAAGCCAAATTAATTAAGACAGATCTGCGAAAAGCGAACCTTTTTAAAGCCAATTTGAGCAAAGCCAATCTTTTCCGCGCGGATCTCCGAGAAGCGAACCTGTTAAAAACGAATTTCAAAGGGGCTAATCTCTTTGGGGTGGACTTTGCCAAAGCTAATCTCTTAGAAGCTGATTTTGAGGGAGCTAATGTTAAAGGAACCAATTTCAGAGGCGCAATTAATTTGAGGGCTGAACAAATACAAGTAGCCATTTTTTGGCAAGAAGCCATGTATGACGAACCTTTCCGTAAAAAACTGGGATTATCAAAATAA
- a CDS encoding circularly permuted type 2 ATP-grasp protein, whose product MHLDTYDPEAFYDELYEAPGKPRPHAASLIEWMQQLPLEELQQRLDTAQLALFNLGVTFQVYNDDQGVERIFPFDIIPRIIDNNQWLTLEKGLKQRIQALNLFLADIYDRQLIIQDGKIPLEVIESAQGFLKPCIGMKPPGEIWCHITGTDLVREHDGHWFVLEDNLRVPSGISYVLENRRVMKSTFPDIFQTMAIKPVDDYPSHLLETLLNLAPANLPNPNVVVLTPGIYNSAYFEHSFLAQQMGVELVEGRDLVVYDGYLQMKTTKGLQRVDVVYRRVDDNFLDPQVFRSDSMLGVKGLMEVYRQGRVALANAPGTGIADDKVVYAYVPEMIRYYLGEEPILSNVPTYLCWQESDRRYVLDHLDQLVVKAANEAGGYGMLVGINSTQAEREEFAQRIIANPRNYIAQPTLSLSRVPTLINGQIEGRHVDLRPYILNRGNEIYVHPGGLTRVALRKGSLVVNSSQGGGSKDTWVLNH is encoded by the coding sequence GTGCATCTAGATACCTATGATCCCGAAGCATTTTATGATGAACTCTATGAAGCCCCAGGAAAGCCAAGACCTCATGCTGCCTCATTAATTGAATGGATGCAACAGTTACCCTTAGAGGAACTTCAACAACGCCTAGACACCGCACAACTTGCCCTCTTTAATTTAGGTGTTACCTTTCAGGTTTATAACGATGATCAGGGAGTAGAACGCATTTTTCCCTTTGATATTATCCCCCGAATTATTGACAATAATCAGTGGTTAACCCTGGAAAAAGGACTTAAACAACGTATTCAAGCATTAAATCTGTTTCTAGCAGACATCTATGATCGCCAACTAATTATCCAAGATGGAAAAATTCCCCTCGAAGTCATAGAATCTGCCCAAGGCTTTCTTAAACCCTGCATCGGGATGAAACCCCCTGGTGAGATCTGGTGTCACATTACGGGGACTGATTTAGTACGAGAGCATGATGGACATTGGTTTGTTCTAGAAGATAATTTACGGGTTCCTTCGGGTATCTCTTATGTCCTCGAAAACCGTCGGGTAATGAAAAGTACCTTCCCTGATATTTTCCAAACCATGGCTATTAAACCCGTGGATGACTATCCTAGCCATCTTCTGGAAACTCTATTAAATTTAGCCCCCGCTAATCTTCCTAACCCGAATGTGGTGGTTTTGACCCCAGGTATCTATAATTCAGCCTATTTTGAACATTCTTTTTTAGCCCAACAGATGGGGGTAGAATTGGTGGAAGGCCGCGATTTAGTGGTCTATGATGGCTATTTACAGATGAAAACCACTAAGGGACTACAGCGAGTGGATGTGGTTTACCGTCGCGTTGATGATAACTTTTTAGACCCCCAGGTGTTCCGTTCTGACTCGATGTTGGGGGTCAAAGGATTAATGGAGGTTTATCGGCAAGGACGGGTTGCCTTAGCCAATGCGCCTGGAACGGGGATAGCGGATGATAAAGTGGTCTATGCCTATGTTCCTGAGATGATTCGTTATTATTTAGGAGAAGAACCGATTTTATCGAATGTTCCTACCTATCTGTGTTGGCAAGAGAGCGATCGCCGTTATGTGCTCGATCATTTAGATCAATTAGTGGTTAAAGCAGCCAATGAAGCAGGGGGTTATGGAATGTTAGTCGGCATTAATTCCACCCAAGCTGAACGGGAAGAGTTTGCTCAAAGAATTATCGCTAATCCTCGGAATTATATCGCCCAACCGACCCTAAGTTTATCACGGGTTCCTACTTTAATTAATGGTCAAATTGAAGGACGGCACGTTGATTTACGACCCTATATTTTAAATCGTGGTAATGAAATTTATGTTCATCCTGGGGGGTTAACTCGTGTCGCGTTAAGGAAAGGATCATTAGTGGTTAATTCTTCTCAAGGAGGAGGCAGTAAAGATACTTGGGTTTTAAATCACTAG
- a CDS encoding PBP1A family penicillin-binding protein, with amino-acid sequence MTSKPPSPPQFPLSQLVTQAVQHLGKGKLSPTSLNKGAKVPELWVEAGDGDRPQVYSLIGDRYILGRSSRSCDIVIANGVVSQVHCSLHRDKKNPHHFILEDEHSTNGIYCNRRRLKSLTLRHGDVITLGPPELAKTAKITYHNPPAAWRQLIPYSLYGIGGLLTLLTLAIIWEGRKYSVYPLPSGVSGPVVIYARDGQTPLNPISKQTHQEIDRVREFSAYLPKALIASEDSRFYWHFGVDPYGIVRALVINSQDKGIRQGASTLTQQLARSLFPEVGRENTAGRKLREIIVALKLEAVYSKDTILKTYLNQVYLGVGNYGFEDAAQFYFEKSARELSLAEAATLVAMLPAPNLYNPVQDYDTSVQLRNRVITRMAALKMISPEEADRARRSRIQISPKATKALSSSIAPYFYGYVFEELRDLLGDEVAKEGNFIVETGLNLELQAKAEKSLKHSVKTTGPAYKFSQGAIVTLDSKTGEILALVGGNDYKQSQFNRATQAKRQPGSTFKVFAYAAAMEKGISPGKVYSCSGVYWMGQAYKPCERSGGAVDMYRGLALSENAIALRVAQDAGLNRVIEMAQRLGVKSELQASPGLILGQSEVTLLEMAGAYGTFANEGVWKRPHAIRRILDGGDCTDPKKWQTCRVVYAFDEDKNSTKQAISPALAQTMTNLLRGVVQSGTGRTASIGLGEAGKTGTTDKAVDLWFIGYVPSRAIVTGIWLGNDNNSATQGSSGQAAALWGNYMAQGLTSR; translated from the coding sequence ATGACCTCAAAACCCCCTTCTCCCCCTCAATTTCCCCTAAGTCAATTAGTAACCCAAGCGGTACAACACCTTGGGAAAGGCAAGCTGAGTCCCACCAGTCTTAACAAAGGGGCAAAAGTGCCGGAATTATGGGTAGAAGCAGGAGACGGCGATCGCCCACAAGTCTATTCATTAATTGGCGATCGCTACATTTTGGGGCGGAGTTCGAGATCCTGTGATATCGTCATCGCCAACGGGGTCGTCAGTCAAGTCCACTGTTCCCTGCACCGAGACAAGAAAAACCCCCACCACTTCATCCTCGAAGACGAACACTCCACCAACGGCATCTACTGCAACCGACGACGACTCAAAAGCCTCACCCTACGTCACGGCGATGTCATTACCCTCGGTCCCCCAGAACTGGCCAAAACCGCTAAAATCACCTACCATAACCCCCCTGCGGCCTGGCGACAACTCATCCCCTACAGCTTATACGGCATCGGCGGACTCTTAACCCTCCTAACCCTGGCTATTATCTGGGAAGGTCGTAAATATAGCGTTTATCCTCTACCATCGGGGGTGAGTGGTCCGGTGGTCATTTATGCTAGGGATGGGCAAACCCCCCTAAACCCCATTAGTAAGCAGACCCACCAAGAAATTGACCGTGTACGGGAATTTTCCGCCTATTTACCTAAAGCTCTCATCGCCTCCGAAGATAGCCGTTTTTATTGGCATTTTGGAGTCGATCCCTACGGTATTGTGCGAGCATTAGTCATTAATTCCCAAGATAAAGGCATTCGTCAGGGGGCAAGTACCTTAACCCAACAGTTAGCCCGCAGTTTATTTCCAGAAGTGGGACGGGAAAATACTGCCGGACGTAAGTTACGCGAGATCATCGTTGCCTTGAAATTAGAGGCAGTCTATAGCAAAGATACTATCCTCAAAACCTATCTCAACCAAGTCTATCTAGGAGTTGGTAATTATGGCTTTGAAGATGCCGCCCAATTCTATTTTGAGAAGTCAGCCAGGGAATTAAGTCTAGCCGAAGCAGCGACCCTGGTAGCCATGTTACCTGCCCCGAACCTTTATAACCCCGTTCAAGACTACGATACCTCCGTTCAACTGCGTAACCGAGTCATCACTCGTATGGCTGCTTTAAAGATGATCAGCCCCGAAGAAGCGGATCGGGCGAGGCGATCGCGTATTCAAATTAGCCCCAAAGCAACGAAAGCTCTCTCTAGCAGTATTGCCCCTTATTTCTATGGTTACGTTTTTGAAGAACTACGGGACTTATTAGGGGATGAAGTGGCCAAAGAAGGCAATTTTATCGTTGAAACGGGATTAAATCTGGAACTGCAAGCCAAAGCCGAAAAAAGCTTGAAACATTCGGTTAAAACCACCGGACCAGCTTATAAATTTTCCCAAGGAGCTATCGTTACCTTAGACAGCAAAACCGGAGAAATTTTAGCCTTGGTCGGAGGAAACGACTATAAACAAAGCCAATTTAACCGTGCTACCCAAGCCAAACGACAACCGGGATCAACTTTTAAGGTGTTTGCCTATGCAGCAGCCATGGAAAAGGGCATTTCCCCCGGTAAAGTCTATTCCTGTAGTGGAGTCTATTGGATGGGACAAGCCTATAAACCCTGTGAACGCAGTGGGGGAGCCGTGGATATGTATCGAGGGTTGGCTCTGTCGGAAAACGCGATCGCCCTACGGGTAGCCCAGGATGCGGGGTTAAACCGCGTGATCGAGATGGCGCAACGGTTGGGGGTAAAATCGGAGTTACAAGCTTCCCCAGGCTTAATTTTAGGGCAAAGCGAAGTCACCCTCTTAGAAATGGCCGGAGCCTATGGAACCTTTGCCAATGAAGGGGTGTGGAAGCGTCCCCATGCTATTCGTCGTATTCTTGATGGAGGAGACTGTACCGATCCTAAGAAATGGCAGACTTGTCGGGTGGTTTATGCCTTTGATGAGGATAAAAACAGTACAAAACAGGCGATTTCTCCCGCTTTAGCCCAAACAATGACCAATTTATTGCGGGGAGTGGTTCAAAGCGGAACAGGGCGAACAGCCAGTATTGGACTCGGAGAAGCCGGAAAAACCGGAACCACCGATAAAGCCGTCGATCTTTGGTTTATCGGGTATGTCCCCAGTCGTGCCATCGTAACGGGGATCTGGCTAGGGAATGATAATAATTCCGCAACACAAGGTAGTAGCGGCCAGGCAGCCGCTTTGTGGGGCAATTACATGGCACAAGGGTTAACTTCTCGTTAA
- a CDS encoding DUF751 family protein, which produces MGEFFENVARYPRYLISFSLGVFFSVFGWLKPLLKNPFTAVALVGIVIGIFFFLYFTLEAMLGLST; this is translated from the coding sequence ATGGGAGAATTTTTTGAAAATGTCGCTCGTTATCCCCGCTACCTAATTAGTTTCAGTTTAGGGGTCTTCTTTTCTGTGTTTGGTTGGCTTAAACCTTTATTAAAAAATCCCTTTACCGCCGTTGCTTTGGTGGGAATTGTTATTGGTATCTTTTTCTTTCTTTACTTTACTTTAGAGGCAATGTTAGGACTAAGTACTTAG
- the aqpZ gene encoding aquaporin Z gives MKKYVAEFFGTFWLVLGGCGSAVLAANFGGEGNPLGLGFLGVALAFGLTVLTMAYAVGHISGGHFNPAVSFGLFAGKRFSGSELLPYIVAQVLGAIVAGGVLFVIASGNGTLDLTGSNPLATNGYAAHSPGGYGLLSALVTEIVMTSVFLVIILGATDRLAPVGFAPVAIGLGLTLIHLISIPVTNTSVNPARSTGVALFCGNPEIMAQLWLFWVAPIIGAVIGGWFYANFLETGVETKPLVSIEPPVKFPN, from the coding sequence ATGAAAAAATATGTTGCTGAATTTTTTGGGACTTTCTGGTTAGTGCTAGGAGGTTGTGGCAGTGCGGTACTTGCAGCTAACTTTGGGGGTGAAGGAAACCCATTAGGATTGGGATTTTTAGGCGTTGCTCTTGCGTTTGGACTCACGGTACTAACGATGGCTTATGCCGTTGGGCATATTTCTGGTGGTCATTTTAATCCGGCTGTTTCCTTTGGTTTATTTGCTGGAAAACGCTTTAGTGGTTCTGAGTTACTTCCCTATATTGTGGCACAAGTGTTAGGGGCAATTGTCGCAGGAGGCGTGCTTTTTGTGATTGCCAGTGGCAATGGTACGCTAGATTTAACGGGTTCAAATCCTTTAGCAACTAATGGCTATGCAGCCCACTCACCAGGAGGTTATGGTCTATTATCTGCTCTCGTTACGGAAATCGTCATGACTTCTGTTTTTTTGGTAATTATTCTGGGAGCAACGGACCGTTTAGCACCAGTAGGATTTGCTCCCGTTGCCATCGGTTTAGGATTGACCTTAATTCATTTAATTAGTATTCCTGTAACAAATACCTCGGTTAATCCTGCTCGCAGTACAGGCGTTGCTTTGTTTTGCGGTAATCCAGAAATTATGGCTCAATTGTGGTTATTTTGGGTAGCACCAATCATTGGGGCAGTTATCGGAGGATGGTTCTATGCAAACTTCTTAGAAACAGGGGTAGAAACAAAACCTTTAGTATCCATAGAACCCCCTGTGAAGTTTCCTAACTAA
- the lhgO gene encoding L-2-hydroxyglutarate oxidase, with product MYDFSIIGGGIVGLSTAMALGERYPHASIIVLEKENGLAYHQTGHNSGVIHSGIYYKPGSFKAKFTRAGSQSMVKFCQIHDIPHEVCGKVIVATKEEELPRLENLYQRGLENGLQVKKISAQEVKEKEPHVQCLAGIYVPTSGIVDYKQVCQKYAELIQKQGGEIRLNTQVKQIIKTAQGQVLETPQGTVHTHFVINCAGLYSDRIAQLGGVNPQAKIVPFRGEYYELVPEKRYLVKNLIYPVPNPDFPFLGVHFTRMIDGSIHAGPNAVLSFKREGYKKTDFDLKDLGEVLTYRGFWKLAAKHADEGIKEIIRSLSKAAFVHSLQQLIPEVQAADIIPSEAGVRAQALQADGKLVDDFLIIQDHQAMHVCNAPSPAATASLEIGKAIVSQIPQLETEAVIN from the coding sequence ATGTACGACTTTTCGATTATTGGTGGTGGTATTGTTGGACTCTCGACAGCTATGGCATTAGGGGAACGATACCCCCATGCTTCAATTATTGTTTTAGAGAAAGAAAATGGTCTTGCCTATCATCAAACGGGTCATAATAGTGGGGTCATCCATTCAGGAATTTACTATAAACCCGGAAGTTTTAAGGCCAAATTTACCCGCGCGGGTAGTCAATCAATGGTTAAATTTTGCCAAATTCATGATATTCCCCATGAGGTTTGTGGTAAGGTCATTGTCGCTACCAAAGAAGAAGAATTACCCCGTTTAGAGAATCTCTACCAACGAGGGTTAGAAAATGGCTTACAGGTCAAAAAAATTAGTGCTCAAGAAGTTAAAGAAAAAGAACCTCATGTGCAATGTTTAGCCGGAATTTATGTACCCACTTCTGGCATTGTTGATTATAAACAAGTTTGTCAAAAATACGCTGAACTCATCCAAAAACAAGGGGGAGAAATTCGCCTCAATACCCAAGTCAAACAAATTATTAAAACCGCTCAAGGACAAGTCTTAGAAACCCCTCAAGGAACCGTTCATACTCACTTTGTCATTAATTGCGCGGGACTCTATAGCGATCGCATTGCCCAATTAGGAGGGGTGAACCCCCAAGCCAAAATCGTTCCCTTTCGCGGTGAATATTACGAATTAGTCCCCGAAAAACGTTATTTAGTTAAAAATCTCATTTACCCTGTTCCTAACCCTGATTTCCCCTTTTTAGGGGTGCATTTTACCCGCATGATCGATGGTAGTATTCACGCGGGTCCCAATGCGGTGTTAAGTTTCAAACGAGAAGGGTATAAAAAGACGGATTTTGACCTCAAAGATTTAGGTGAAGTGCTGACCTATCGAGGGTTTTGGAAACTAGCTGCTAAACACGCGGATGAGGGAATTAAGGAAATCATTCGGTCTTTGAGTAAAGCTGCTTTTGTCCATAGTTTACAACAATTAATTCCAGAGGTTCAAGCAGCCGATATTATTCCCAGTGAGGCAGGAGTCCGTGCTCAAGCCTTACAAGCTGATGGTAAGTTAGTGGATGACTTTTTAATCATTCAAGATCACCAAGCTATGCACGTTTGTAACGCACCTTCTCCGGCGGCGACGGCTTCTCTTGAAATTGGTAAGGCCATTGTCTCACAAATTCCCCAACTGGAAACTGAGGCGGTGATCAATTGA
- a CDS encoding glycoside hydrolase family 10 protein — protein MPKNLFDRKADQLVNFSRLWGRQTWLLFLVIFSLSVVLILATLQYPAQSRTPSEIRGVWLTNIDSEVLFSQNSLSDGIRTLKQLNFNTLYPTVWNWGHTLYPSPVAKKVIGTPLDPTEGLQGRDMLQEIIDQGHQANMAVIPWFEFGFMAPADSQLAIKYPQWLTERQNGDKIWLEGNVHKRVWLNPLKPEVQQFITSLVTEIVSNYSIDGIQFDDHFGIPFDFGYDDFTLQLYQQEHQGKLPPKPPQNVKTENNCSINSQEWKEWTQWRANKITGYMTELFKAIKTINPNVIVSVSPNPQPFSVNCYLADWQQWERRGLVEELVLQVYRNNLNSFKQELSRPEVQQAKKHIPFGVGIISGLKGRPVSMKQIKSQVETTRQQKFTGVSFFFYESLWNFGVESVKERQLAFKKLFPTLVDRPKIKNVI, from the coding sequence ATGCCTAAAAATCTATTTGATCGCAAAGCTGACCAATTGGTTAATTTTAGCCGTTTATGGGGTCGTCAGACTTGGTTACTCTTTCTGGTTATCTTTAGCTTATCCGTTGTCCTGATTTTAGCAACCCTCCAATATCCCGCCCAGTCGCGTACACCGTCCGAAATTCGTGGGGTTTGGCTGACAAATATCGATAGTGAGGTACTTTTTAGTCAAAATAGCCTGTCTGATGGCATTAGAACGCTAAAACAGTTAAATTTTAATACCCTGTATCCGACGGTCTGGAATTGGGGTCATACCCTCTATCCGTCCCCAGTGGCTAAAAAGGTCATCGGAACGCCTTTAGACCCCACAGAAGGCTTACAGGGACGGGATATGTTACAAGAAATCATTGACCAGGGACATCAAGCTAACATGGCGGTTATTCCGTGGTTTGAGTTTGGGTTTATGGCTCCGGCTGACTCCCAATTAGCGATAAAATATCCTCAATGGTTAACCGAACGGCAAAATGGTGACAAAATTTGGTTAGAAGGTAATGTTCATAAACGGGTTTGGTTGAATCCTTTAAAGCCAGAAGTGCAACAATTTATTACCAGTTTAGTGACAGAAATTGTTAGTAATTATTCTATTGATGGTATTCAATTTGATGATCATTTTGGCATTCCGTTTGATTTTGGTTATGATGATTTTACCCTTCAACTTTATCAACAAGAACATCAAGGAAAATTACCCCCAAAGCCACCTCAAAATGTAAAAACTGAGAATAATTGTTCAATTAATAGTCAAGAATGGAAAGAATGGACACAGTGGCGAGCCAATAAAATTACGGGGTATATGACAGAATTATTTAAGGCAATTAAAACGATTAATCCTAATGTTATTGTTTCGGTTTCTCCTAACCCTCAACCGTTTTCAGTTAACTGTTATTTAGCAGACTGGCAGCAATGGGAAAGGCGAGGACTGGTAGAGGAATTAGTCTTACAAGTCTATCGGAATAATCTTAATAGTTTTAAACAAGAATTATCCCGTCCTGAAGTGCAACAAGCGAAAAAACATATTCCGTTTGGGGTGGGTATTATATCAGGGTTAAAAGGTCGTCCTGTTTCCATGAAACAGATTAAATCCCAAGTAGAAACAACCCGTCAACAAAAATTTACTGGAGTCTCTTTCTTTTTCTATGAAAGTTTATGGAATTTCGGTGTAGAATCAGTCAAAGAACGTCAATTAGCGTTTAAAAAGCTCTTTCCTACTTTAGTTGATCGACCAAAGATCAAAAATGTTATTTAG